taacattttcttgtttatttaaaatgtttacactgtgtgtgtacgtgttttgCTTTCTCGGTCCTACAATATTAACATAGCTTATAGTTTTCAAAAAATGTCAAGGTACTATACTAAAGGAAAGAGTTAGTCAGCAAAATTAAGATCAGCCATAAGAAACACTGCAATTACAGTTTCATACCGGAGAATAAACTTCTAAAAATGGATTCAACAAATATTACATGAGATGGCTCAAGAAAAAGGTTAGATTTCCGTGAAACGTTGTTCAAATATAAACAGTATCTGTAATAATGGCAATTCAAATTCAATTACTACCATGAAAATAGATGAGAATGAATAacgtaaacaaatgaataacgcAAACAATCATGCGGTAAGAAAGAACACCAGGTAAGTTAGGAATGAATTACAACTGAAAATACGAAAGCAAGACAACAGaaatgtattttacttacatatttgAGTTATTaattgtagttatatatatatatatatatatatatatatatatatatatatattatatatatatatatatatatatatatatatatatatatatatatatatatatatatatataactacaattAATATCTcgagcgtgaaaaaaaaaaagcatgaagttGGAGGTATGAAGTAAAATATCACTTTTGAGCACAGAGCTACAGCCACTACGTATGAAAAACTTGTTGTAGGGCGCACAAGGTAATTAGAATTTTAGCCTTCTGAGACACTGGTAAGGAACTAGCCATGAGGGTAGAGTCTGtacttcatttaaatgaaaacaataaattaagaacATTAAAACCCCAAAATTCTCGTCATGATAATGGTCCGCTGCTCATACAAAAGACTAAGTCAAAtatatcaatacagtactgtaaacagTGATGCAATTTGTATGACTTGGCAAGTCGATAGTTATTCCAAACAACTCTTCCTAGTCAAGTAGGTGGTCATGGAAAAAACCCAACGCATATGtcaaaaaattttatctaaatggaaaaaagtaaGACATTTCCATGGTGATTCATCTGCATGCCTCTCCAAAAACTTTCAGACCCAAAACTGtgtaaacaataaattttttaaacataagtCGATAGAGCGTGTGACCCAATGCTCTGTTGTAGCTCAGCCCTTGTAGTCCACCTCTTGAGGCATGTCATATGCATAATTATGAATTGTGGCAAGGGCCTGGGGAAGAAATTCCAATGCTTGCCATTAAAGAGATCGAATCAGGGGTCCTATCAGTCTGAAGGCTGTGGCCTGGCAGAGGTTGCTTGAGAGGAGAAAGAACTCTGCTCTTTTGTCAGTGAAGCAGCAGCATAAATAAGacttaaaggaaagagaaagcacGAACATTTTGTGGCGAAAAAAGCGACGATCTGACGAAGAGATAAGAGCATTAATATTTGTTAGGGTAACTGTCTTTCAATATTGTCGAAAATGGGGTAAACCAAACGACGAAGCAACCAAAATATAACAGCaatgttccataaaaaaaaaactttagtaacTGGCGTAAAGAAGAGTAAAACTGGACCAATTTGTACGATATGATCCATCCAATTCATGTTTAAAACTGTTTGAACACATTAATGTTCACTATTTATTTAAATAGATAGATTGGTGTCACAATAACTATGTGCATATAGGCGCTGCAAAATTGTTGACAAGACAACTTGTTGATTAGATTGGCTACGAACTGGACACTGAATATGTAAAAACAGCGTGGGATTATTATAGATTCTCCTTCAAGTCATGCTCTCAAGATCAGAATTGACAGTTGAGGAAACAACAATTTGCAAAGAAGCAGCATGTAGGGTTAAATCCCCTGCAAACGTCTGAACTGGAGAAGAAGCATTCTAAAGATCGTTGACAAAGAGGTGGAAAAGAACAATAGGAAAGTCAGATGTTGCATTATCAGCAACAGGTACAGGTTCTGTAAACACGAGTTTACAAAACGGGGGAATAAAGTCACAATCAAGAATTTGGAAAGAGGTGCCTTAGTCTGCCGAATCTCTTAGGAGAAATCATGAGTGACAACGTATTAGCTTTCAAGCCGTAAGGAAAAGACTAACCAATAGTAAGTTGGCAGGAAATATCAACTTGGATCCTGCTTTGCTGGAGCCATGATGGTTATCTGAACGAGGGGTGGTGTTTGATAAAGTAAAATGAGATCACCTGTTACACGTTTCAACAAAAGGGTGATAGCTTTAAAAAGATGAGTAACTGTCTTTATTTGGAACGGGTTCGACCGGGACATGACTCCAAGAGGAGGGGTAAATGCGAGAATTAACTATAACATGAAACGGACAGCAAATTACAGAAGCCCATTTGTTTGTAAATTCACTAAATCATTATATTGAGATCTGAAACTTACCAAATGCCACATCAACCTTAGCATATACAATAACTGTGCATACCTTGCATTCAAAGAATATATGGCAGTACATAGGATCAGATATAGGCAGAGTGAAAGGACCAGGGTCACGAATTGTAGAAATCTACTTCATTCTTGCTTTCCACACCAGTGCTCCAGAGTCATTTAGGACCTTTATTTCAAACATCTCTGCCACTTAATCAGCATTCCATTTCTGATTCTCTTCACTTTGCcattaaaatatgatataaaaatcattaacgCTATTTTTCAACATCTTTCGTTATCATTCAAAGCGACGAGCACATTCAAAGTCATCTGTCAGTGTACGTCAAGGCTTTGATTACGTCATACATTCCCTTAGCTCgccctttcattcttcttttgctCTGCACTTGGGGATTTGATTACCAAGTGAGTCCAGCTTGGAAGTTACTTTTTTCCTTGTCTTGATCAATTTCAACGAGTCTTAGATTTCAGTGATGGGAACTACGTTGCTTTCGCGTGTTTACTTTTCGACCGTTCCTTGTAAAGGTCTATTTCCAAGGCATATTTGAGTTCATAACTGACTCCAAGATCTAGCTAGCCTAGTTTattgtatttcttaataataataataataataataataataataataataataataataataataataataataataataataataataataataataatatatgaagggagcagaccctctttcaagcatgttcaGTTAAAAGAATGGCAGGATCAGTGGGACTGACTTTATGCAAGATCATTTCAATTCTTCCTagagaatagtaagaagaattgaaaatatCTTGTATAAagtcaattccactgatgctgccattccttttaacagaataataataataataataataataataataataataataataataataataataataataataataataataatgctggaaAACACATAAATCCACAGAACTAAGGGGGCCCAAAGAATAAGTTTAAACTCAAGACCActcgttttctttatttacaacaGTGCCTTCGAATCTCCTGAAATACTCAGTCAAGTACATGCCGTGACTACTAAGGAGCCAGGTACTTTTCAACGCCATATCCAAACATCAAGAAGTCAACGCGATAACGCTGATACAGTTCCAACGTCAGGTTGCGTGGGATTTCCTGAAATGGTAAGAAATAGAGTTAGTAAATTCTCTCTATTATCTTGAAAGGTTTGGTCATAGTTATTCATGGTTATTGTTAAGGAACACAGTCCTACTTCTTGAGCTTGTAAAGtaagtttatgtttatatatatatatatatatatatatatatatatatatatatatatatatatatatatatatatatatatatatatatatatatatatatatatatgttacagtcaacatgcgtaatcagtcattacgcgtaatgactgaaatttcagtcatcacgcgtaatgcacttagggacatttgatcccccagagctagtactaaacacggcgaaacagtgagtcacctacactgtttcgccgggtttagtactagtccctggggatcaaatgtattttgccgtgtttagtactagctcctggggatcaaatgtccctaagtgcattacgcgtgatgactgaaatttcaggcattacgcgtaatgactgattacgtgttgactgtaatatatatatatatatatatatatatatatatatatatatatatatatatatatatatatatattaagaagacGATGACCGTAGTAGGTGTTTTCTGTTGATGGACTCATCCTTACcttgtgaaggatttttttttttttgagagagagagagagagagagagagagagagagagagagagagagagagagagagagagagagagagagagagtctcacctGAAATAACTTTACTGCCATTTCTTCAGAGGAACTCTTTGCTTGGTGATTATTCCAGACTGTGTCCTTGAGACCCAGCTGATATTTCTCTATGATGTATCTACAAGAAGTAAAAAGTAATAGCTATTCATAAGGAAAATCAATAAAGAATCACTTCCTAATCTTAAATAACACATGTAATTAACATTTGATATATATGGCTAGAATTCTTGAATCTAATAAATGGGGTAAGAGAAGTGTTGTTCTAATTTCTGGGAAAGTTTTATCACTTCTTTTCCAACTTAACGCGTTTAATCAAATCTTCCCTTTCCCAAAATTTCCCAGAATGAAAGGCCTGACTTACTTTGCTCGTTCTCACAATATCTACTTTTTTGGTTATTGTTCAGAATAGCTGTGCAAATGTATATCTTAGTAAATGCTTCTTTGTGAACTGCTACAAAATACTTTCTTCTTTAATGTTAAATCCTTTTCAAAAGCTGTGACATTAATCTCTAGTATTTTACTAACAAACACATCATCTCTATCCATTTCAGAGACAGGCCTATCTTTCTACAGAAACAAATACCATTCATATCGTCATCCAGCTTCCCAAACAGAACCTTTATTAACCTTGATCAGCAGAACTTGACAAATCTCTCATCTTGGCTGTGTGCGTAGGAAGTGCTAACTACGGGTAGCAACAGAACCTTTATTAACCTTGATCAGAACCTGACAAAATCTCCCCATCTCGGTATTTTGCATAAGAAGCGATCACCTATACGGTTCGCGAGACACGACATTCGGTTTTGCTTAACCACGCCCTCACCTCGTGTCCTCGTGGACGCTCTCCATGGTAGCGACGATGTCGTAGAGAATATCGCAAGGGGCGCAGTTGGCGTAGTAGTGGAACCAGTGGCGGTCGGAGCGGTGGTCTCTCTTGGCTCTGATGTCGTCGGTATGAGGAGTATGGTCGACCAGGAACAGCACGAATTCCTTGAACGAGGGCTGGCGTTGGTTCAGTTCCGAGGTCTCCTTCCGGTACTTCTGGATGATGAAGCGGCACAGCCTGTCGAGGACAGTCTACTAGTTTTTGTGGGGTTCAAGTCGTGAATGGACAGGAGGGTTTACTGATGAGGAGTTAATGACTTTCAGGTATTCTGTCGGCTAACTGAGTGTTCTTTTCTTTCCAGTAACAAATGTCTTTGCATATAAATGGCAAGCTATATCAGTGTTTCAGATTGctcaaagcacacacacacacatatatataacatgtatatgtatgtatatacatatacatatatatatatatatatatatatatatatatatatatatatatatatatatatatatatatatgtgtgtgtgtgtgtgtgtgtgtgtgtgtgttaactctAAAGCAATAacagttcgaaaaaaaaaaattattgggaaCAGATCTTGATTTTCACGGTTATATGCTGCTTTTCAGAAAAAGGTACTCACTTCAGCTTCAAGAAAAAATCGGGCAACTGTCCAATAGACGCATGAATTGATCTCgaaaaatatattccttcaaaCATAATTATAAAACTCTCTTCAACCAGGAcgaaatgaaacactgtgttttttttttttatcaaattaaaaaacTCCTCAAATTCATGCTGTATCCTGAAAATCTCTTTCAAGAGAACTGAGAGTAATACTCACGAGGCAAACTTCATCCGGGCAATTTTGTCCAAATAGGCCGATACGATACGAGCGAAGGGATCTCGAACTAAGATAATCTTGGTGTACTCATTCATCAGGCTAAGCGATGCATCGCTGTGAAATGAATTATGTCTCATAATTAATAAAGGGAAAACACAAATATAGTGGAATATTGCGTAATGTCTTCGATAGGGGTTTCATTGATTGATTGGTCAACCGCTCAAATTAGTGGTTTCAAAAGTGTACTGAAAGGATTTGTTCATTTCCGATAAAACACTGAagatccttcttctctctctctctctctctctctctctctctctctctctctcagctataaGGATGCAAAAGCTTATGATACGGTGGTGTAAAACAAGCACTCTTTTGGTCGTCGAACTTAGCACTATCTCTCGTTCGTGTTACATCGGCAAATCGGACAAGGGCGACTTCAATTTGCCACCAACACCTGGTGCTTGTTGGTAAGTAGCGTCGAGATGCTACTTACCAACTTACCATACGGAACTCAAGTGATTCCATATGGAACCCAAGTGATTCCATAAGGAACTCAAGCGATTCCATAAGGAACTCAAGCGATTCCAGGGCACTAGGGTGCATGATACAAGTCGGTATCATACACGAAAACCTGCAAAACGTGAGCAACGGGGTCAGGTTTTCATGTGGCTTTCACGAACACCATACTTTGGATCTCTTCTTTGACCATGTCAGAAAAGGTTTTAGTCTTTATTCACGCGTTTTTCCAAATGATACAAAGAACCAAGTTCGCTAATGCAAGGGAAGACTTCGTCCCCGAGTCTGAAGTCAAAAAACTTTTTAACATCAACATCCACATTCCTTCGAGGTCCCACGATGTCAAAATTCACCGTGCCACCAGCCGttctttcatttcactgttaaaaCTGTGAGACGGACTTCATGGAAATAATTTTGATGCCGAGgttagaaaagatttttttaatacaacttTTATAAAGGTCATGTCCCACCCAAGAGGTTTTCGTTCATATATTTAGTTGTTTATTGacttgttttattctttactaatttacctattttctcattttttccacaAATGAGCATTGAATTCTGTTGGAACTTTCTAGACACTTTAATAGCCTTATCAGCTTTCTGTGGGAACTTTCTGAACAGTTAAAGGCCTCAAATCTTTCTGTGAGGGACTTTCTAAATAATTTATTAGCCTTATAAACATTCTGTGGGAACTTTCTAAACAATTTAATCCTTTTAAACTTTCTGTGGGAACTTTCTAAACAATTTAATGGCCTTATAAACTTTCTGTGGGAACTTTCTAAAAAATTTAATGACCTTATAAAATTTCTGTGGGAACTTTCCAAGAAATTTAACGGCCTTATGAACTTTCTGTGAGAGCTTTCTAAATAATTTAATTGTCTCATAAATTTTCTATGGGAACTTTCTAAACAATTTAATAGCCTTATAAACTTTCTGCTGGAACTTTCTAAACAACTGAATAACCTTATAAACTTTCTGGGAACTTTCTAAAGAATTTAACGGCCTTACAATCTTGCTCCGTTTATGTCTACTAGcctttaataacaataacaataacaataacaataacaattgtaCAGTATCCATTTATTTCACCTAGACACACTCACTTCTTACCTTCCTCGTTTGTGTGGGGGTTTGAGGAGGCGCTCTGCAGTGTAGTGCCAGTGTGAAACGTTCTTCAGTAGACCAGGGTACCCGACCTCCATCAAGTACTGCGTCCACGTGGATGTCCCAACCTGATACGCATTTTTCATAGTCAAAAAGGATCcgttttttttagactttttatacatttttatacatttataaaaaagataagCCTTTTACGACTCCCAGAATCTTTCAGAGCCTAGATATCCAGGGAAGTTGTGCTAATGCAGAATATTACATAGATCCTGTTTAAGTCATGAGGCTTTCAgttttgatatttcaacaattcaACCAGATCTTGACAGTGTACGTGCAAAATATACACTGTCCAGATGTGATTACACTACTGAAATACCAAAACTCGACTGAATGCCTGAAAGCCTCATGACCTGACCAGGATCTATATAATATTCTGCATCAACGCAACTTCCCTGGATATCTAGGCTCTGATTTTTTCTGGAGGGCATAAAAGGTTTGCTGACACCAAGCCTATTTTGACAGAAAGACCACGTAAGCTCATCAGGATTTTAGGATATCGGATAGAAAATGGGAAGTCCTGTCTTCAAATACTTTACTGACGCTCTGAAGTGTGATTTACATCATGGCAAAATAGCTGACAGGGTAGAAAGTGCCCAGAATGAATTCTCTGGCGGCAGAGGGTCTGAGAGGGCTGTGGTGTTAGAGTAGAGTAGTGGAGAAGGTGCAAGGAGGGGATGTCTTAGATGGCAATAACTTGAGCACACCCCACCAGCAACAATGTTCGACGGAGCCACAGCAGTGACTCTACTTTAAAGTGACCCAGTCAACTTACTTTAGCGTTGAAGCACATAATCAAGCGTTTCCTATTCAGCCATCTGAGTCTGCGGAGAGGGGCCTTGTCTAGGGAGCCGTATGACACGTCCGGGCCCAAGCGATTGCACACCTCTCGGATGTGGTTCCGACGCTTTTTATAGACCTGAGGTGAACGTCAACAAACGGGGTCATATCAGTCTAGTTCGGTCACCGAAAGATCTGTACAGGAAACTTAATAAATTTACGGTCTGCTGCCCTCGAACAAATTTGCTATGATGATAACGTAGAGACCTgctcacaaaaaaagaaaattaacaacacAACATTGTATACTCCGAATCATTACTACATTAACCATTAAAAATCAACTTAATTACGATCAGTTGGAGCTACAGTATTTCTATCAGTGGCAATATATAGCTACACCATAAACATTTCCCAAAGTTTATTCCCCAATGAACCTGACAAAATATACAAGCAGTCATAATCCAATTCACTACATTTTCTGTGTTCAAGTTAACTATTTAAGCTATGTGCGTTTGCGTTTCCAAAACTATATTCGtatagtttaaaaattaaaagctgcaGTGCAAACCTTTCGTATACAAACTATGATTAAAACGGTATGAAGATTAATTAATATACTATAAATTCCCATTCCGATTTCAGTTTTATTCGTTTACATAATCTAACTTCACAGAACGCTATGGTGATCCTGAAATAAGTACTTTTAATCGTTTCTCGATATTCATCCATACTGCCTGATGTACACCTGTTTCACCATTTGCTTTTAATGGCCATGAACTTCATTGGACGTGTCATAATTACGGTATATTTCGCTTGAGAAACAAAATGGTGACTAGAGCCTTATTAAAAGGTGGGtcacgtgacctcgttctgatacaccgaatgcgggttcgaatcctgccacagaCGTCGGAATTTCTTCACCTGGTTCTTTATTCGGATCTTAGGCTTTATggtgacaaatatataaaaaaaaatatataacatatatatactatatatatatatatatatatatatatatatatatatatatatatatatatgtagcctatttAACCTC
This region of Macrobrachium rosenbergii isolate ZJJX-2024 chromosome 39, ASM4041242v1, whole genome shotgun sequence genomic DNA includes:
- the LOC136825580 gene encoding carbohydrate sulfotransferase 11-like, yielding MRFFVRRYLKAIIYFIVALFVFSLVQKYAELTESKGLPETDHQFNPLDGEFHPLKGIQAVRDKSPEKENFDAAEDEEQAADDEVEDDAYDEDEEEEEEEEEEEDDEDFVDEYEEKDAGPDPVDLKEVKGPGHGPRLENAQPGEERRDDSPVGGKNSDDLQDFFRERERVYKKRRNHIREVCNRLGPDVSYGSLDKAPLRRLRWLNRKRLIMCFNAKVGTSTWTQYLMEVGYPGLLKNVSHWHYTAERLLKPPHKRGSDASLSLMNEYTKIILVRDPFARIVSAYLDKIARMKFASLCRFIIQKYRKETSELNQRQPSFKEFVLFLVDHTPHTDDIRAKRDHRSDRHWFHYYANCAPCDILYDIVATMESVHEDTRYIIEKYQLGLKDTVWNNHQAKSSSEEMAVKLFQEIPRNLTLELYQRYRVDFLMFGYGVEKYLAP